In Eubalaena glacialis isolate mEubGla1 chromosome 4, mEubGla1.1.hap2.+ XY, whole genome shotgun sequence, the genomic window AGTGGCTCTTACCCAGTCCAGGCAGTTCCTGCCCACACAGGGCTCATATGTCCTTAGACAGGGGACCTCCCTGTAATCTTCAGCATTCCCTTCATCTCTCTGTCCCTGTCCGTCTGTCTGTCTCTTGTGCAGCTTCCTTGTCCTGTACTTGCCATTGTGATACGGGATATCCAGCAGCATTCACTCCTCCAAGATCTCAGACTGGACTCCCAGGCCCTGTTTGGATCCCTCTCCTTGCTCTAAGGTTTGGACATCCTGAGGCACTCTGTGTGGCCCTTGTGGATCCCCttcacttgttttttttctttcaaaccaCTGTCCTGTGTTCCTGTTGTCCTGTGTCTGAAAACCTTTGGTTCAATAGTTCCTCTGGCTTTCTCCGGGTTCAATGTCAGGGTGCATAAAGAAAGCACTCTGctttgttttgaaataacttATTTGTTAATAGTTTGCAACTAATATTCTCTGTTATTGCAGAATGTTTTCTAGATCTGTTCTTaagattgatttttattttcattgctgtgaTTGGATAATTATTTAAGCAATCACAAGTAAGTTGTTAAGAGATTACCTACTGTGTCAATagtcatcttttattttatttttcattagaaaGTGACATTTCAGGCTGAAATTACTAGACACCTCCAGGAAGTAGAGAAGGTAAAAGAAACCCAGGGAGAAGAACTGCCCTCAGGTAAGATGTTCTCAGTCATGTTTAATTAGAGAAAACTTTCTGTCTCACCTCCTTCAGCTTCCCAGTCTGAACTGCTCATCTCAGGCCCCAGGGAGGACAGGGCTTCCTCAGATTCCTGGGACCTCTctgtccccgcccccagccctggtGACCAGAGGCAGTGAAAGGCCCCATTGGGGGGTGGGAAGTGAGCCCCTCTTCAGGAGAGCCCTCCCAGGAAGTAAATGAACCATCAGAGCCCTGTCAATATTCTCTGAAATTAATTTATGCAACTGGAATAACATCAGGCTCTCAGATACTTCCTGACCTGTTCCAGTGACTATGGCTTGGGCATTAGGACTCAGGTTAACGATGAATCCCTCAACATCTCATGTTAGATTTTGTCGCCTCCCACTAACTGGATAGAGTCACGTTTGGACCTATCAGTGTAGAGGGAGGGTCTCTGAGAAACCCTCAAGTGTGCATGTGAGCTATGCCAGAGCATATCTACATCCCTCTCTCCTTTTCAGACCAGTGTGTTAAACCTTGGAGCAACCATGAGATTAGGAGTTTCCTACAAGAATGGGAACTCCTTGAAGATGAAGAGTTAAAGAAGAATTATCACATAGCATCAAGAATAATTGCCAGGCATCTCAAGCAAAAGGGCATAAATAAGAGCAGgagaaaatgtctccagatgctAATAAACATGCAGGACTTATATTGGACCATTCATGAAGCCAACCAGAGACCAAGGAGTGAACCCTTGCCATGTCCTTATGGAGAGGCCCTTCACAGGATCCTAGAACACAGAGGGGAGAACAAGGACTTCTCAGGTTTGTCTCTTATATTCATCTTCATGGTTATTTAGTAAGTGGCATCAGCTGGTCCAGACATTGCACTGTCTCCTGAGAAGGGCAGCATTATGGGACTGGTCCCTGCCCACAGGttgccccctgcacacagcacaaAGGACTTGATGTTCTGAGCATCCACTTGCTCCTCTCTCCTATTTCTCCTCTTTGTCCCCAAAACAATGAGGGACTTTACTCATGGCCTGGTTTAGAATAGACATGGCCCCCTGGGCCAGACTAAGTAATAGGCATAGATTCAGGAGGAGGGTAGGTGATGTCCTCATGatgtcatctctctctctcatgtccTCCCTGTG contains:
- the MSANTD5 gene encoding putative uncharacterized protein MSANTD5, yielding MEKVTFQAEITRHLQEVEKVKETQGEELPSDQCVKPWSNHEIRSFLQEWELLEDEELKKNYHIASRIIARHLKQKGINKSRRKCLQMLINMQDLYWTIHEANQRPRSEPLPCPYGEALHRILEHRGENKDFSGPPCAEVADVPPPEYQPPACAIPDCFEELLWAPPHMIYIEDPQVPRWEPWNMYLPQSSPCLFPAFLPLHPGPQQQWSTLSDTESD